The nucleotide window gtcatccgtgtatgatgcgcggctgcgtgactttcgcgcagccgccatcatagagatgagtctagtctacgtcagtcactgtccaagatgctgaaagagctaactgatcggcagtaactctttcagcaccctcgacagtgactaccgatcacaatatcgcaaaacctgtagaaaaaaaagaaaaagttcgtacttaccgagaacttcccggccgtttccttggtgacgcgtccttggtgacgcgcctctcttgacatcgggccccacctccctggatgacgcgccagtccatgtgaccgctgcagcctgtgcttggcctgtgattggctggagctgtcacttggacttaattgtcatcccgggaggtcagactggaggaagaagtcgggagttatcggtaagtcagaacttcgtttttttttacaggttcatgtatattgggatcggtaatcactgtccatggtgctgaaacagtttaactctttcagcaccatggacagtgactatctcctgacgtcgcgtacctataatttttttgccgggttcggccaaaacgagtttggccgaacccggtgaagttcggtacacttgtccggcttcgctcatcgcaaagacactccgtttggatgttcggaaacagaaaagcacgtggtgcttttcggttttcattcatccttttcactgctgttgcgcgaatcacgctcgtcccacggaagtgattccgtgtggtgcgcgtgattttcacgcacccattgacttcaatgggtgcgtgatgcgcgaaatacgcagagttattgaacctgtcgcgctttttgcgcagcagacaaacgctgcgcaaaaaacacggactgtctgtactgccccatagacttgtattggtccatgcgtgccgcgtgaaaaccacacggcccgcacggaccgaatacacgctcgtgtgaatcccccctaaagaaCATTTTAGACTCATGTCCTGGTTACTACACTTCAGTGGAATGCTACCGgcagtcgccactagggggagctactgcaaatgtatttatattgtgcTAACTGACGTTAATGGAGCTGTACGCACATGTATgcagtgagcgccccctagtggcGACTGATGCACCCGCTAATAGTCGGCCATGGGAAAGCTGGGGGACGATGGCGGCCACATTggtcatcacccagctttcccagatataGCAAAGAGACTGCTAAATAAATAACTTGCGACTAGAGAgacatgctgggcgttatagtaccacATAGCAGCTGACCGTCATTACCGGAAAGAGCGCGTCCTGTCAGCGGAGCACACAGCACACGAGAAAACCGCCTGTCCTCTGGTAATATCTCACGCCGGTCCTGCAGGTGTCGCTGTCCGCGGCCGCTCGGTTTCACGTTTTCTCCTCACTTTGAATCTAAACAGCCGACCACGTCCAGACCGCTCTCCGCTGTTACTTAGGAAACGGGGCGGAACCTATAGCTGCTGGCCATTTTTTCTTaattcaataaactttattttacagaacaatttagacaacctaaagctgctgctcgctGGCGTTAGCACCGGGGTGCTGAAGGTGGCAGGAGGTCCTGCCCGTCCTATCAGTGACTTGAGTTGTCCTTGAATTAAATGGAGAAGATGTTTTGGAAtattgggcaggggcgtagctgggggggggggggacagttatgaaaaatgggggaaccccacatcggtttttccaaatattatttattttatttttttagattgatgtggggtcccccccatttttataaccagccagacacaacagagcagcagccgagcattaccagggtgggaagggccactggttttgtactttcccagcctaataataccagtctgcggctgccccggtgccggccatcactacagatggggtccgcctgccgggacccctgccaatcagctgtattGGAGGGGGTGCATCGATAGtgagagcgctgcttccccttcattccggtcacttgtgaAACGCTGTCACACCGCAATGAGAGCGCTGAAcccccttcaaaactgctgattggcgggggtcccggcaggcggaccctgacccatcagctattgatagcctatcctgaggagagggcataaatttttagggactggacaacccgggccccagcagacagtaatagtatacttaccctccactTCAGCtctggccgcagcggaggtcctgactccatccagagtcGGGATGTTGCGCACAGCAATGCGACGCCATGAGGTGAAGAGATGTCAGGATCTCCCATGCGCTCGGAACGAGGAAGATAAGTATGTtgtcagtcactatagtaacaggggcccgtgtagtttattacataggccccaggtactatagtaacattttattgACGTGATGCGGGCGGCCACGGGAAACtccgaccgctgcaacccctagagttacgccactgtatggaGAAATGACTATACAAGGGATAAGATTTATTTTCTAATAGTGGACTGCCCCTTTAAGGGGATCAGTGACTGCTATACTGTATAAAAgggcgttatgacctatattagctttatgctaatgagtttctcaatggacaactggacgtgttttactatatggccaagtgggcgttgtacagaggagtgtatgacgctgaccaatcagtgaccaatcagcgtcatacacttctctccattcatttacacagcacatagcgatatcaatatgtgcagccacatacacacacacacacacacacacacattaacgttactgcagtgtcctgagagtgaatagacatcacctccagccaggacgtgatgtctattcacaatcctgacacctcagtaacgtttgtgtgtgatttacagtgtgatctcgtgagatcacgcttgctgtgctgtaaatcccacacaaacgttactgaagtgtcgggattgtgaatagacatcacgtcctggctggaggtaatgtatattcactctcaagacacttgagtaacgttaatgtgtgtttatgtggctgcacatagtgatgtaataagatcactatatgctgtgtaaatgaatggagagaagtgtatgacgctgattggtcactgattggtcagcgtcatacacttctctccacaatgcccacttggccatatagtaaaacacgcccagttgtccattgagaaactcattagcataaagcgaatataggtcataactccgtcaaaaatgatcgtttttctaaataaaaaaacactgctgtaatctacattacagcgccgatcacatcatgtacaatataggccacttataatctggtgacagagacgctttaagTGTCTTTTAGAATATGGCAGAGATCTGGGCTCAGTGTGAGAAGATGTATTGCACATAGTGTTCACTAGTCGACTTTTCACTCACGAAAATACAATGTAATTTAATCcggcatctgataatccagaaagtctgatgatcTGGCTCTTGTTTCCAGCACAAATCTGTATAATGTGGATCCAATGAAGAAATTCCTCTAAGGAAATGTTCTGAAAGAATGGGGGGGAGGGGTAAAGCTGGGCCCTGAGGAGTGGGGGGCCGACATGCCACATTAGAGGACTCCAGTACTATACATGGACATGATAATTGGGGGTCCATGATACAGACTTACattgggagcttcaagttatggctCTGCTTCCAAGTCAGTTTCATATACCTTTGTGTGtcgtctgataatccggcacctataaagtcccattgatgccagattaaaggaattttccacaCGTTGTGCACTACAGAGACATGTAACATCGCTGCGTCCCTGAGGCGATATACACGACTGTTCtggaaacaagtgctgaattatcagattttctggatgATCGGAAGCCGGATTAAGGGAATTTCAGTGTATTTACATCACGTGCGCCGCGTAACCTGACTCGTTTTTATTTTCATACAGACATCACATGACATGGTTgttgtagttttattttttattacatgaaAGTTCCCACATATTAAATCCTTGTGTGAATGATGGGAATCCGAATCCCATATATGAGGCCGGGCCCCGCAGAGAAGAAGATTATGTAATATATTGATTATAGGCGTATGGATAGAAGAGAACAGTCCAGCGATTTGGCGGCAGAATCAGGTTTTGTCGAGTACCGGTTGAACCCACGACTATTAGTAATAATGAAGCGGATCATATTGGCACGTcgtcccccctcccctctcctcctcTCAGATCTGGTTATTCCGTGTCCATTAGCTGAACGGTTTCTTCTACCAGATCGCAGCGAGTTATGGTTTCTCTCAGGACGGCGGTGGTGCCCCGCAGGTAACGGTAAGAAGCGAACCTAGGATGAGAGTAGGGAGAAGGATTATACGTAGACCGTGCGACATTGGTACCATCTAAAGGAGTGCCCGCAGCGGGCAGGGGACGGGGCAGGACGTGTTCACATTATGGCTCAGGATTTATTCACACCCAGGGTCGTACTGGCCCACCAGAAGATCCTACGGTTGGCCctgaaggtccagcagaagaccccCCCACTGGGAGCTGACACCACACCAATCATAAGGGTAAAGCCAACCTCAGCCCCCCGACCCATGGGCACCATAGCAGCCGTAGGGGCTGATTCTATACGTACCGCAGGGTtttatgtaaattctgcagctttctaatgtgctttgtacttcaattctcatcatttccaagatctctgcttgctatcagtgaatggagcATGCATAGTTGCAACCCATTAGGTCAAGCTGAAAATATGCGTTGCTTGTCACAGTCAGACGGTGTGATCAAGTTGTGGTTTATTGCCATGAAATTGTTATGGTAATCACAGATATAAACCGCGAtttgactgcaccatgtgaatagaccctagcaGAGTTAGGTCAGAACAGGTTTTTATTTTCTGGATGTAAACATtttatatttccattcactgcaagcaagcagatatcttgaaatgggtgaggagttagagctgatggtatattagaaagttgcagaacttgtcATTATACAGCGAATAAAACATAAACCCTCCATTATGGCCGATCCTTGTTCTCCCCCACAAGAGACTTCAGGGGACACTgccgccatacacattacattgtCAGCGAGGTAGCATTGATATGGGGGTACCCTGTATATGTATATGGCCTCTTATATTATCTTACCTTTTTCCCTTGGCCTCCGTTTGggtgtaaccccttaatacctgTGCCCCTCCACGTGTAATGACACAAAGATCCACGCCACTGCCGGAGCCAAGGTCACAGATGATGCCCGCCGTTATGGAGTCCGTGACTAGTTGCTTAGCGTCCTCCAGCTGAGAAAAGGGGGGAGTCAAATTAAATTTTACTGTCTGAATAGTGAAACCACTGGAGCCCTCCCATCCCAGTATatgagtctattcacacagtgcgtcaTATCGCAGTTTACTGCCACAAAGCAATAAACCACAATTtgactgcattgtgtgaatcGACCTATAAGGCCACTTGATCAACATTTCAGGCAAACCCCCTCCTTTGCGCAATAATGATCTACTAAAAATGAATTTAGCTCATTATTTGGCAGGTATGAAAGTGACGCAGATGACCACCAGCAGCCACTATTGTGTGGTGACGGCCAAATCACCCCGTTATATACAGTGGCAGGACGGATAATGAGGCAATGttgccattcaggagcctgggaaagctgggcggcAGTTCCTGgtggccatattagttgtcactaaGAAATTACAGGAAAGAACGATAACATCTTGATAGAAGAGGGCGGCTTTTTTATGATAGGGGTCCGCAGCTGCAGGGATATTACATTTCACATTGATGCCCCCATTTATGGCCgcctgtattctgtgaatggagAGAGCATAGGGGCTGCCATAAAGTGTGACCGGCCATCACAGCAGTtttcacttccctccattcacggCCTGGATCCTGCGGACGATGTTGGCGGTGATTTGAGTTCTGGATATATATTAGGGACAAGCTTACAATACATTTCCCCTATAAAATACTTAGAGGGGCTTCACTTTCACTGTACTTCACGTCTTATGAGGAATATATGGCTGCCTACATGAAGTTATTGCGCTCTcacctccatgtcgggtttgaagccaTCTTCTAAGACCGCGATGGCTGCACTCGCACCAGATCCTAGAAACAGTAGGGGGCGATGTATCAGCACAGGTGCAAAACAAAAgtgaagcagttgcccatagcaaccaactaGGCCGcagctttaatttaaaaaaaaaaaaaaagggcctctgatgcaatctgattggttgccgtgGGCCAAAATATACGTCACAATTTCTCTTAATTGTTACTTTTCCTGCTTAAAACGTGTTCTTTGTAGAAAGGAGCATTGTAATATAGCAGTATTAGTGTTTGTGTTtccattcctcaccattttcaagatgtctgcttgctgtcagggaatagaaacattcttgtttatatccagaggctgCAAACCAGTCCTCTTAGGATATATTCCTATGGGTCATTGTCCCTACTCCTGCAAAATGTtgagtttttttttgcaaaatcacagTCAAATCGTGGTATTTCGCAGTGATTTCACTGCAATAACCATGATCTGACTGCGCCGTGTGAATTACAGCGACATTGTGGTAATAAGCTGCGATTTAAATGCATCCGTATTCTAAATGTCTGacccacacaggtgcatggctcgttacgtgAGACAGGTCTGATACACTATATGGGCTTATTTACGCGGTGCGTTAAAATTGAGCAAAATGCCTCGGTTCTGCTGCGATTTAGCAAATAACGCTGGATTTTAATAACCGCAATTTGACCGAACCGTGGGAATAAGCCTTAACAGGTCTTGTGCCGGTATCGGTTGGTTTGTCTCCTTAGTATAGAGCTGTACAGGCTCAGTCGGGCGCCATATGTACGGTGACATTCTCCCCTACAAGCAATGTGTACTTATACCTCTGTACATGTGGAGTCCGACGGaacatgccaccattttttttatagatttgtaCAGATTCTGACAGAAAAGTAGAAGCCTCACTCATTTCTATTGCAGCCCTGTTACGGCTTTGTATTagtacggctgtgtgcatgaaccCTCTAGATGTAAAGATTagttgtttctattcactgacagcatgcaGACATATTTGAACTCGGATCTGTGCCATGTTTTCTCTTTTACTGTTTACGTTTAGTCCAACCTGTTATTTGGAGCAGTAAAGTATATTGGTattataaatttggcgcatttcggCGTAAAATTAGGCCACACCTTAAACTGAAAACTGTGGGTCGTGAGAAAAATATTCAAAGATTGGCAGCCAGGCAACATATAAGTTTGGCGCATGGGTGTATGCCATTTTTGTTCCAGCTCTACCACTAAAACCGCCATTTTTTATAGATGGGCCCAATATATGTACAGATTTCTGGGATACAGAATGGGGAATAGATAGAATAACTGTAATAAATGGAAATACCCTGTAAGTTTTACCTACCTGGGGTGCTGGTGGCTGCAGTCAGTTTCCCCTCGCTTGTGGGTGACCAGCTGCCTATTTGGCTGATTTGCAGTTCGAGCGTGGGAACAGGGTTGTCAGACTTCCTTTTTGCTCCATGTCTACACCAGGACAGGCTATGAAGGTCCAGCAGAACTCTGCACACGGGTCCAGCAGAGCTTTACAGACATTGCTGGACTCCGGACAGATTTCTGTTTTTGTAGACAGAGCAGGTGAGGTACGACAACTATGTTCCCACGCTTAGGAAGACACTAAAGGCAGCTGCTAAGGACCTTTGGGGCGGATTTCCATTAAGATGTGATGGAGGGATCATCTCACCTAGAGCCGTGTAGAGATTAATGTCAGTGGATCCATGCGGGTGGACACTGGTAAGATGGGGGCCACGTATATCAAATCCACCAATGATGATCGAAGCTCCTACGTGACCTTGATATCTGAGAGGAGAAAAGATAAGACTGTAGGGTTGTGTCTGACACTGTATACATATAGAATGATCTCGTAATCCGCACAGTCTTTCACGTTAGGGCAGCAGATTGTAttccagagctgctcttcctatTGTAGCCTCGAACAGGAAGTTGCAACCATCGTCAGCCATATTGGAGGCTATAAAACTGAGTCTTCTAGTCACCCGGTCACCTAACTGCAAGCATCCCTGCCTTACTCCCATCTGTAATCTCCATCTCTGTCATAGTCGCACCCCGTACTCACCGGAACAGCAGCTGTTTCAGCATCCGGGTTGCAGTGCACACACGTGGCGGTCTTCCCGTGGACATAGCATGGATAGCCAGGTTGGAGGACAAAAGTTGGGTCACATATTCGGCATCGGCAGCAACTCCAGCTCCACAGCAACtgggtgcaaataaaataaagGGTGAAGTATGACGTAACATATAAGCAGTGGCGCgggtataaggccatgttcacagggCTTTTTTAACGCGCATTTCGATACGTTTTACGTTCCAATATGCGCTTTCAAGCTTCTTATAcgcactgttattgaataattacTCTTGTTTTTATGGCGAGGTAATAAAATTACACGTCAcgtaaaaaaaagcgtcatgtcgGTTCTCAGAAAATGAGCCCAGAATTAACATGATGACTTTTTTAGCGCAACGCATAACACTCCAACTttttccattaaagtcaatgggaggctttAAAatgatggcaaaaaaaaaaaccgcttGCTGGCTGTCTTAAGTGTTTTTGCCTGCGATAAATACGGCGCTTATTTTTAGGGCAGTATATATTAAACAAACCCCAAAATGTGCAGATATTCAAAAAACGCATCACAAAACACACCGAAAAACCGCAGACAGGACG belongs to Rhinoderma darwinii isolate aRhiDar2 chromosome 8, aRhiDar2.hap1, whole genome shotgun sequence and includes:
- the LOC142659905 gene encoding proteasome subunit beta type-7-like → MLPTVARYETPQGGFNFENCLRNSSIEAKASSLGLQPPKARKTGTTIAGVVYKDGVILGADRRATDDMVVADKNCAKIHFISDNIYCCGAGVAADAEYVTQLLSSNLAIHAMSTGRPPRVCTATRMLKQLLFRYQGHVGASIIIGGFDIRGPHLTSVHPHGSTDINLYTALGSGASAAIAVLEDGFKPDMELEDAKQLVTDSITAGIICDLGSGSGVDLCVITRGGAQVLRGYTQTEAKGKRFASYRYLRGTTAVLRETITRCDLVEETVQLMDTE